One Phycisphaerae bacterium genomic window, GCCTGATGTGTGCGGGGGCGATTATCCTGGCCCGGATCGACCGGGTCGTCTATGGGGCGACGGACCCGAAGGCCGGGGCCGTGGAAAGCCTCTACCAGGTCCTCTCGGACACCCGCCTGAACCACCAACCCCAGCTCCGCAAGGGAGTTATGGAAGCCGACAGCGCGGCCCTGCTCGTCGAGTTCTTCCGCAAACAGCGGGCGATGGGCAAGAAGTAATACGTATTACAGGTTCCATCCATTCGGGCTCAGAGTGTTTCAAGCGGGTTTGGTGGGATGGCCGATAACGTGGGTATGGAAGTCCTGGTGGTTGCTGCGCATCCGGATGACGAGGTGCTCGGCTGCGGGGCGACGCTGGCCAAGCACGCCCGGGCCGGCGACCGCGTTTTTGTGCAGATTCTTGGGGAGGGCGGAACGGCGAGGGCCGGGCGCGGCAAGGTGGGGGTCAAGCGGGTCGCCGAGTTGCAGAGGTGCGCCGCCAAGGCGGCCAAGGTATTGAAAGTCAAAGACTTAACGATGTCCGGGTTGCCGGATAATCGGTTTGACGGGCTGGAACTGCTGGAGATCGTCCAACACGTGGAGCGGGCGATCGAGCGGTACCAGCCGGAGGTGATCTACACGCACTTTTGGGCCGACCTGAACGTGGATCATCGGCTGACCTGCCAAGCGGTGGTGACGGCCGGGCGGCCGATGGGCGTGTCGGCGGTGCGGCGGGTAGCCGCGTTCGAGGTGCTTTCGAGCACGGAATGGTCGTTTGGGACGGTCGGTCCGTCGTTCGAGCCGAATGTGTTCGAGCGGCTGGACGAAGAGCTTCTGGAGGCGAAGGTCGAGGCGATGAGTTGCTATCCGCGGGAGCTTCGCGAGTGGCCGCACCCTCGGAGCCCCGAGGGGATTGAGGTGCTGGCTCGGCGGCGCGGATCGCAATGCGGCGCGGGTCTGGCGGAAGCATTCACGCTGATTAGAGAGGTTATATTATGAGAGTACTGGTCACCGGCGGATCGGGCTTCATCGGCACGTACGTGGTCAACACGCTCAAGCGGGCGGGTTATACCGTCCGGGTGCTCGATCTGATGCCGCCTCGGGCGGTGGGGGTCGAGTACATCATGGGGTCGGTGCTGGATCCGTACCAGACGTCGATGGCGGTCTACGGCTGCGACGCGGTGATTCATCTGGCGGCGCTGCTGGGGGTCAAGCGGACGGAGCGGAAGCTGCTGGATTGCCTGGATATCAACATCAAAGGAACGATCCACGTTTTGGATGCGGCGCTGCGCGAGCGGGTGAGCAAGGTGATCTCGGCCAGTTCATCCGAGGTCTACGGCGAGCAGACCATTCAGCCGATCAGCGAGACCAACCCGACGTATCCCAAGAGCGTTTACGCGGTGAGCAAACTGGCGGCTGAGCAGTACTGCCGGGCGTATCATCAGCACTACGGGCTGAACTACCAGACGGTGCGGTTCTTTAACGTCTACGGTCCGGGCCAGGTGGCGGAGTTCGTGCTGCCGCGGTTCGTCAAGGCGGTGCTGGAGGGCCAGGCCCCGGTGGTCTACGGCAGCGGCGAGCAGGTGCGTTGCTTCAGCCACATTGCGGACATTGCCGAGGGCATTCGGCTGCTGCTGGAGGCGGACGTGGAGTCCGAAGAGGTGTTCAATCTGGGCAACGACACCGAGCCGATCAGCATGGCCGACCTGGCGTGGCGGGTGATCGAGCTGGCCAACGTGAATCTCGAACCGCGGTTCGTGTCGATGGGCTCGTCGGACCGTCAGGCCGATCGCGAGATCGTCGCCCGCGTGCCGGACCTGAGCAAGGCCCGGTCGGTGCTGGGCTACGAGCCGAAAGTGTCGCTGAACGACGGGATTCGCGAACTGCTGCGGGGCGGCAACATCCCGGCCAGTTGGTTTGAGCCCATGATGTACCAGATCACGCGAGGCCAAGATGACGTCGCCCGAGTCGCGCCAACGGAAGAAGATCATACCGTACAGCCGGCCGTCGGTTAGTTCGGCTGAGATCCAGGAAGTTCGCAAGGTGCTGCGGTCCGGATGGCTGACCACCGGGCCGGCGGTGGAGCGGTTCGAGCGGGCATTCGCCGAGAAGGTGGGGGCGCGATTCGCGGTGGCGTTTTCATCCGGGACTTCGGCGCTGGTCGGAGCGTGCGCGGCGGCGGGAGTGGGGTCGGCCGATCGGTTCATTACCACGACCATGTCTTTTGTCGCCTCAGCCAACTGCGGCCGGTACTTCGGCGCGGCGGCGGACCTGGTCGACGTCGAGGAGCCGACGCTGAACGTCTCAGCCGCGGCAATCGAACAGGCGATGCGCCAGAACACCAGGGCGGTGGTGGCGGTGCACTACCAGGGCCATCCGGTGGATTTGGCGGCGATCTCGGAGGTGTGCCGGCGGCGCGGCGCGGTGCTGATCGAGGACGCCGCCCACGCGCTGGGCGCCCGGTACCGCGACAGCGTCATCGGCGACTGCCGATATTCTGACCTCTGCGCGTTCAGCTTTCATCCGACCAAGCTGATCACCACCGGC contains:
- a CDS encoding PIG-L family deacetylase → MGMEVLVVAAHPDDEVLGCGATLAKHARAGDRVFVQILGEGGTARAGRGKVGVKRVAELQRCAAKAAKVLKVKDLTMSGLPDNRFDGLELLEIVQHVERAIERYQPEVIYTHFWADLNVDHRLTCQAVVTAGRPMGVSAVRRVAAFEVLSSTEWSFGTVGPSFEPNVFERLDEELLEAKVEAMSCYPRELREWPHPRSPEGIEVLARRRGSQCGAGLAEAFTLIREVIL
- a CDS encoding NAD-dependent epimerase/dehydratase family protein, with translation MRVLVTGGSGFIGTYVVNTLKRAGYTVRVLDLMPPRAVGVEYIMGSVLDPYQTSMAVYGCDAVIHLAALLGVKRTERKLLDCLDINIKGTIHVLDAALRERVSKVISASSSEVYGEQTIQPISETNPTYPKSVYAVSKLAAEQYCRAYHQHYGLNYQTVRFFNVYGPGQVAEFVLPRFVKAVLEGQAPVVYGSGEQVRCFSHIADIAEGIRLLLEADVESEEVFNLGNDTEPISMADLAWRVIELANVNLEPRFVSMGSSDRQADREIVARVPDLSKARSVLGYEPKVSLNDGIRELLRGGNIPASWFEPMMYQITRGQDDVARVAPTEEDHTVQPAVG
- a CDS encoding aminotransferase class V-fold PLP-dependent enzyme, with protein sequence MTSPESRQRKKIIPYSRPSVSSAEIQEVRKVLRSGWLTTGPAVERFERAFAEKVGARFAVAFSSGTSALVGACAAAGVGSADRFITTTMSFVASANCGRYFGAAADLVDVEEPTLNVSAAAIEQAMRQNTRAVVAVHYQGHPVDLAAISEVCRRRGAVLIEDAAHALGARYRDSVIGDCRYSDLCAFSFHPTKLITTGEGGMVTTNREDFDERLRRFRNHGMVRRPELEPWEYDCPELSFNWRLSDVHSAMGLAQLARSDGLLARRREIAAYYNERFAACDALITPVEEPECLHAYHIYVLRFRYDRLTINRRGMFERLKAASIVPQVHYRPIHRHSQYQALGYEASAFGVAEAAYGQMFSMPMYPDLTQREARYVADTVCRLVEENRRD